From the Trifolium pratense cultivar HEN17-A07 linkage group LG4, ARS_RC_1.1, whole genome shotgun sequence genome, the window aaaatagttaaaatcAAGATATCCAAATATATTTCATGTACGAATAAAACAGAACCATAGACAAAAAGATAATATAGGTTAGGGTTTCTAtgtacaaaacaaaagaaaatgaggGTGTAACACTTACCCTTGGCTACAACAGAAACCCAACGGTATAGATCTGGTGCTCAACGGGATAGATCTGGTACCCAACAGAAACCCAACGGAATAGATCCGGTACCCATCAGAAACCCAACggataaaataaaatgagttgATTATAGATCTGGTACTCAACTCAACGGAATAGCTCGGATGTGATCGAAAATGAAGCTTTTGACACCAATGGTTCGGTAATAAAAAAGAATAGTATTTGGTGATTTTGTCCCAACGGATAGATAGAGACAGTTGAGGAGATGAAGAAAATGAggtttttttggtcaagagaGGACAACCTCACGGTGGGTGTCGGCAAAAACGGCGGCGGATGAAGAGGGATAGAATGGAGAGCATTTCTTTCAGTTAGGGTTACAGAATGAAAAACACCGGATGCGGTTAATGGAAACTATTGGGTTTGGCCCAATTCTGATAGTAGAAAGGTGGTCCAAACttgcatttttattaaatttaatgaatcaattttttttttttttagtgaataataaaaacaaaattaaatctATTGAAAATATGTACACCAAAGAATATATCtgaaaaatttattgaaaataataaaaaaaaattaattttttttacttaataaaattatttaaatattactgTAATTGTTATTGTTGAACTTGAATTGGTCTTtacaattaaatttatttagtcttttatcttttttctaGGTTCCTCattatagtttttttatgtcttaatcttatttatgttttttttatataatttaatccTATTTATGTTGAACCAAAACAACTTTTTAATTTGTACAAGTTTAATTAATGTCATAGGTGCACAAGTCGTGATCGGGACAAATATTAATAATGTGGTTTATAtcccataaataaatttgatatcATAATATTGCTAATGCTAATGTTTGGCAATTAACAAAAGTCAACGACAAACGTTGTGTCATGTTGGGTTATCTTCCGAGACCAATTTTTATCCATGGCCAGTTATATGTTGTTGTTTCTCGAGTTAAAACTATAGCGGGTTTGAAGATTTTTATAGTCGATGATGGTGGTCTAGCAAAAACAAATATTGTTAATATTGTTTATCCCGAAGTTTTTCAAAGAATTTATATATGACTACCCATGATATATGCTTTGTATTATTGTATCGTTAAACTTATTGGGAGTCAAATAATAATGTCATTGTTTTATGTTGATTTTGTGTTACCTAATTTGTATCGGTTCAATTTGTATTATCCTgaaatttttcaaataatttatagatAACCGTGCAAAATCTATGATTTATATTATTGTATCGTTGAATTTATTcgtaattattttaaataatattgttgattttgtttttggtatgtATTATTTAATCTATTTCAATTCAATATGACCATTTAGATCGGTACAGtccatattttaaataaaaatattatgtttaaaaaaaaactattgcttaaaaaaaaaaccctttttttttaaaaaaaaaatatatattttttttttaaaaaaaaaccgtgcatcgcacgggtaaaaTTATTCTAGTATGTCAACAAGGAAATTTTTCCCTACATATATTGATTGTTAGGTAGTATGTTTCATATGTAAAGGGTAAAagaggaattatatttttatttttttcaacattTATTTCACTCCGTTTACTtttcaaacaataaaaattgagatttatttcattctattatattttaatggtgaaatgaaaaatataatctaattcGAATCATTCCACTTCATTCCGTTATACTCTTTTTAGCTCTTCTTAACATTTTTCCTTGAAACTTTCGTACAAACTTTAAGGAGAAAACCATTTGGTGAAGATTGTGGGAATTTAAGGTTATAggattttttttagtcaaaaaaatatattccaaCATGCATATATTAAAGAAATTGCAAGCTGATGAATAATACTAAGATAGTGTGAAATACGTGATGGATGCATggatctcaattttttttttttgtaaattcaaAGTTCTTGCTCAAATCAACAAGAATAAAGCAACAAGCAATGGTAAAGATGAgcaaaaaatatcaaagattGTTTACTCGATCAGTCCAAAATTGACCCATGTCCAGTTTTAAGGGCCAACAAGCCTGCACAGTTTCCGGACTCTGGCaaaaattgttgatatttttAAGGGTTAGTCTAGGgcaaaattaagattttaaggGTTAATTTATGGTAAAATTGAGATTGTTAGGGGTTAATTCATATATTATTTCACATGTAGAATTTTGCCCAGACTCTATAATAATCTTGGTTCCGCCACTAAATTGACCTACGCTGAGTCTGGGGAAGAGAGTGGCTCTCCGGTTGACTATCAAACAATGTTTACAAGATATTCAAATGAATTACAAGAAATTAGCTCCAAGAGTTCACAAAGAACAAATCCTATTTTCTACCAATCTCTCATACAACAAAGAGAGTTACAAAAGTgaccaaaaaattgttttcagtTGCTCACCAAGAGCAATTTCCAATTTATCATTTCCTCTCAATCATTCACTTGATAGATTTCACTCGAGAACCTTCAAAAGAAAGTTTTAACCTTCATCCGATGATTCTAGCTATTCATGGTACTTTCCAAGTGTTTTCAAACTCTAGAATCTCTTCCAAGAAAAAACTCTCAACCCTTAGGTTTTAATTCCCtaagaaattcatttttttataatttatttttatcacatCAACAAGTTTAATATCATGTTATTTAAAACTTGTTATCACACCACTTTTGGATAACAATCTAGGTTATGACCCAAATTTCAATAAATGTGATACGTGAGAACGAAAAAAATcgattaaatttatttattttgtaaactattattataaaataaaatttactttcaagagttattgaataattaatatttgatctataatatgaattaattacgttaattatttaataatatcaAGAGTGAGAGTATATTAAGATTACAtcttttggttttattttaaaaaaacaagagTTGTTATACAAAAAACAAAGTTATAGAAGGTGATGTTGTGTATATATACTTTCATAAAAGAACTAAAGATAGTTCAATCTTGGCGGCTTAAGTTTATTtgacaattaattaatatgtctTGCATTTATGCTGGTGAATTATTGTGAACAAACATGACCAAAGCTATGGTGCATTACAAAGTGTGTGCAAACAAGAAGATTATCCAAAAAAATAGATGGACCCATGTGTCATAATCTTATTTATGGTTTATATATGGTTCCCCCTTGCCAGTGGCGTCTCCGAACGCAAAATGCAAGATAGACTTCTCTtgtctgctttttttttttttttcttaggaAAACGGATTGGGCTGGGCTTTACTGCCCTTACAACATTttctaacataaataaataatttttacaccccctaatttactaatactaccaccctataaattttttttgtggccCTCATTTTTAAGAGACCTTGTGCCATGGCCCATGTCGCACATGGGCCTAGGCCGCCCCTGCCCCTTGCCAATTACAGCAAGGATAAACCAAATTGACTTGcacctttatttttattatgttttgatttgACGGTCAACCCAAgaatatgaatataattttttcgTAGAATATATattgcaaaaaagaaaaacatatatcATCCTAAGGGCAAAAAGAAAGGGAATCCCATAACTCATGCCAGCTTGcctatctattttttttttttggttattataATTCTCTTTGACCTtataaaacaacttattcaaaacaatcacattttttaaaaaaattggatccATAGTATAAAACCATACTCCTTTCGTCAATACTAAATGAGgtctaaaacaaattttaaaataaagctAAAAATAGTAGCTtgaatatttctttttataatagtTGCTTGAATTTTTGAAGAGTTGCAAAATTGTTGtctcatttttatgatttgttttcTCAGAggcttttatatttttctctaaAGCATTTTCTTATCATAAACTAATGAATTTATGACTTATaatgaacctttttttcttagcaattctttttctttttcgggGGCTTAAAGCCCTTGCTTGGGTTGCATTACCCTTGGGCTGACCCTGCCTTTcggttatttttataaaaacactcatttttttaaattaattgaataattaatttatctgatctatatatatcaaaaaatatatttttagatacgcaaaaaataaagtgtattattacttattaatactttaaaataataaaattgtcaaaaaaaaagtaatagtaataaaaaataaacttatcgCATTACTTAGAGAATTCAAAGTTTATTAATCCTCGCTCAATTGACAAATATCGATATTATtaggttaaatatttttttggatccGAACTCATAATTTCACATTTGTATGTGACTTTCAGTGGTGCTCGTCACTTCgtctaaaaaaaaatccaatcaCACATACTAAGgaaagtattattttatttcttgacAAATAACATTGGTAATATTAGTGAATGTTGAGATGGGGAGTCAGAAGTAAACCAAGGAAATTAATAAATTCCCCTATTTTTGGTCCTTTGTAATCGGAGATTTGGTacacaaatatattttagtaGATTGATTTGGTGCATAAATAATACCAATTATTATAATGagattatttatataaatattcaGCAGCCTCTCTTATTTCAATGCCCATGTTACTTTTTAGTTGCCAAAATCCAAGAGAATGATTCTATTTCtagtttagtttagttttgtttggttttttctgttttcttaTGTAGTTTGTCTTCTTCTTGCGGCGCACGTCAAATAACACCTCATTCATTCTCTTCTTTTCCTTTGACTTGCCATTCATTTTCTTTATTCAAATTTCATTTACAATTTCTCTAAGCTGTTAACATCTTTATGATCTTTTTCCACTTACCTTAATCCTTTATAATTAGTACTATTATGGCTTTTCCTACTTCTTTAGAAGATTGGATTAAGGCTTCTTATGTTGTTTTTGCATTCTTCTCAGCTTTATTCATTGGTGCCTTAAAaggttctttttttcttttaccctTTTCAAACTTTATGTTTCATGATTGAATGAAATTTTGAATAAGAAAAAGATTGAactttttttactttcttttgaAGTTATGAGTTCTATAATGAATTTTAGATAAAGGGTTGTTAATATTTTGTGTGAAAATTATGCAGGTTTAATTGTGGGTCCTATTGCTGCTCTTATATTGATCATAGGAAACGTTGGAGTGATTTTAGTATTGTTTCCTGCACATGTGGCTTGGACTGTTTATACCATTTTGAAgtaacaaattttttataatttttattttatctgtGTTTGGAATTTCAATCAGcatattttttgagttttgaatgGTTTTTGTGTTTTGCAGGACTCAAATAGTTGATGCAGCTTTGAAAGTTGCTATTTTGATTGCTTTGCCTGCTTTGTTTGGTTTATGGTTGGGTTTAGGCATAGCTGGTAGTGTTCTTGTTGCTATTGGCTATGGCTTTTTTACTCCTTGGGTTTCAACTTTTGAGGCCTTTAGACATGACAATGAGTCAAAGAAATTCATGCACTGTGTTGTGGTGAGATTCTATGATCAATATGTTCTTATAATCACTATTAGAATCAGACTTAACTCAActctacaaaaccggcttgtagggttgagttagacccaactcccaattctaagatgatatcagagCCTCCTCCATGATCCTTTAGACCGCCTGTTATTATGTTTTTGATCGggtcatccaccatttatatctgcGCCCCAAGCCAATAGTGCTGGGtgcgagggggtgtgttaagaactCTCACATTGGTTGCAAGATGACCcgaatatatattattattctgtgatacactatttagtacaaaatgttgtcaaatagtggcaTTGTAGCACTTTGTGTAGCGAAATTTGAATAAACTGCTATTTTCTGTGATTTGTGATTGACAACACTGGTTTTTTTTACTTACAATTGATTTAGGATGGAACCTTGGGAACTATCAAAGGAAGTTGCACTGTGGTTAGGGATTTTGCAGATATATGTTACCATTCATATCCAAGTTACTTGAAGGAACGACGTGAATGTTCAGACCAGTGTAAGACACTAAGGTAATCATCACGAGGTCATTTATCTCGAGGGTAGATGATATATATGAAAAACAGCTTATACATAAGTACTTACATGATAAGTGGTTAATTGAGCTGTTTGACCAAACATGGCTTTTGTTGCTAAACTCTGACACTTGAACTTATTTTGCAGGTTAATTCATGTTCCTGGATGTGTGATTGTAGGGATAGTGGGACTAATTGTTGAGGTTCCTTTATTCACTGCAATTGCTATAGTTAAGAGTCCATACCTATTGTTCAAGGGATGGTACAGACTTTTGCATGATTTAATCAGCAGAGAAGGTCCATTCCTTGAAACAGTTTGTGTCCCAATTGCTGGTTTAACAATCTTTGTGTGGCCTCTTGTTGTCATTGCCAGCATTTTATTGGCTATTTTCTCTAGCatttttgttggactatatgcCTCTATTATAGTTTATCAGGTTTGTTTCATCActctttttgttcttcattcCGAAGTCTTAATTATCTATCTACCTATGTAGCACTGACACTTCACATTAAAGGCATGTCTGGTGTTTGTGACTTTGTGTCTGTGTCGTGTTTGGTGTTTGTGTGAGGGATTCGTAGACCTTCATTGCATCATTGATCTCACCCTATTGACCTTCATGTGAATGTAGGAAAGATCTTTTCGTCGAGGTTTAGCTTATATAATGGCAATGGTTGCTGAGTTTGATGAATATACAAATGATTGGCTCTATCTTAGAGAGGGGACATTCTTTCCAAAGTAaacttcttttaattattttcttatcttATCTTCCATTTATTCTGTTGACATCAACACATCAATTTTCTTGCAGCCAGGCCCCAATATCGAAAGAAATTGGTTTCTCAATCATCTGAGTTTTCTACTCGGGGGGGAAATAGTGTGTCCGGAAGCAGAAGAAATACTACTATGGAACCACCTGCTATGTTCATGCCAAACTTAGCTCCTTCAAGATCAGTTAGAGAGACCATTCAAGAAGTTAAAATGGTTCAGGTATGCTGTTTTTCTCCTCATGCTGATAAGTACTATTAATTTAAGAATCAAATAGTCTTCGAAATTCTAGCAGTTAAACTGTTCTGCCGCGAACAAAACTAGATAATTCCGATGGCGAGACTTGAGGTAGTTAAGGTGGAGATGGAGTTCAGGTACGGTGAATCACGGTGGGGAAAGTACCTGCAAAACACATTAACACTCCAACGTCAAGTTAGTATGTTATCgagagagagagtgaagtgAAAAGTGATTGAAATTGTGTATCTTGGCGCCAAAACTTGCCTTATATAAGGCGGAGACGGTTATAACCGTGAGCTTAAGGCGTGTATCCGCTGCAGGTAGTGTACAGTAACTATCATGTATGTTGTGGTTGGCGTATAAGAGAAGCTTCCGCGAGGAAGCTATGTTGGGTTATATCTGAAGTGCTTGAGCTGCGTATATTGGGCCTTGGCCCTGTCCGAAACATAAACTATGAGCCATACTCAACAAGTTTTAAACACATTTCTGATCTTATTTTATCAGCtgctaatttatttgaaaactCATGTAATTCTTGAAAATGTATTGTGACAGATTTGGGGAAATATGATGAGGTCCTGTGAGATAAGAGGCAAGGAATTATTGGATGCTAATGTAGTAACAACTGCTGATCTTTATGAGTGGTTGAGAGGAAAGAATGTTAATGAAGCATCCATAGTTGGTGTTGGTTTACCTTGTTATTCACTTCTACAAACACTTCTCTTTTCCATTAAAGCTAACTCAAATGGTGTATTGCTACTTGATGATTTTGAGATAACTCATTTCAATAGACCAAAGGATAAGTTGTTGGATTGGTTCTTTAATCCAGTAATGGTTCTCAAGGAACAGATTAGGGTTATTAAGTTGGTTGAAGGTGAAGTGAGATACTTGgaaaaagttgttttgtttggaGTTAATAAACAAAGGTTTGAAGCTTGGGATAATGGTGGTTTGTTGATTCCTGATAGTCTTAGAGCTGCTCAAATTGAGGGAATTTCTAGAAGGTATTGCAATATCATTCTCTCTTTAAGTGTTTATTGAATATGtattttatcatataagtgcttatgtataatttctattaaaaaaaaagtcaattacTTTTCTTAttaaataagctataagctgttttcataagctatcgtGGTGAgcatatgaaaataagttgaaaatagATTATAGACACGTCAtcagctgttttcataagctatcccaAACACTCTAATAATTACTTATGTCAGtgtataaactcaaataagttaaCCTAGACAGACCCTAAATTATTTGCATATAAGTtgtaaaatatcatggatataacttataagttgtCCGGAAATCTTACGAAAATAAGCTCAAAACAGCTCATGGACATGttataagttatattttttaagttcaCTCAAACCTTATATCATAATAagttaaaataagttataagttagaCAATTTGACTGATGTGTGTGCATTATTAGGATGATTGGAATGATAAGAGGTGTAACAAAGCTTCCAACATACAGAAGAAAGTTTCGTCAAGTTGTTAAGGAACTATTGACTTATTCATTGGAGAAAGATACTTCAGGAAAGGCTTTGGTTATTCATTCTATGGATAGAGATGTTTCTGAAAAGTCTTTAGTTACTCGTTATTTGGAGAAAGATCATCCTTCTGGAAGATCCAGTACTAGGTCTATAGTATCAGTTCCATCAGATGAAAATGTTTAAGATAAACTAGTActtgtttttcttcattattcTTGTTTATGAATCATTGTAAATTCCTTTAGATTGATGATTGATTGCTATAGAAAAACATAGTGTGTGGTATAGTGCAGAATGCTGATCGAAGAGATTCTCTTTTATTCTCATTCATGCATGATTCTCTATTTCGGTGCATGTTTGAAATCATAGTGAATATAATTTATCAGAACCACAGtgattcattttaattttgataaaaattacaCTTTAGAATTTCAATAATAAGGTCGGTGTTAAAAGTTACTATAATTTGGTGAAACAAAGGTAAATTAAATAATGCTTGTTTTCATTGTTATAATCTTAACATTGAAAGTAATATCTCATTATCAACAATGGAATAGTTCAAGGGATTGGGATTTTgattcaaaaaagaaagaaaaagaatttgCACCCATTAAATAACTGGTTATGAATTTGTTAAGGAGTTTGGGAAAGTTCGGAAGAAATAATATAGGTCAAATGTTTCAGGACTATAAGAGGAAGAGATGTCACATCTCTATCAAAAATCTTAAGTTATTTGGTTTATGAGTCActtctcttataaatttaacatTCTTTTCATTCAAagtcaatgtgagacttaatcactcgcacttgaaacccaacaatctATCATCAAGTGTGAGTTTCTACATCATATAGTCGATCCAATACCAATATTCACTTCCGCTCCCATACCAAGCCAAACACCACTTGTTGGGGAGTCCAGAGAAGTTCGGGAGAAACAACGAGTCAAATGCTCCAGAACCATAAGAGATAGAGACGCTACATCTTTACCAAAAACTTTAAGGCATTAGGTTCATGTGTCATCTctcttataaattcaacattcttTCACTTATAATTAATgtggacttaaccactcacacttaaAACTCAACAAAATTGGATCTCTATCAGCAATTACCGCTAAACGGCGGTAATGAAAAAGATATTGTTGGGCATTTTCCATATAAAATATGTACACAACCTTTCTATTTTACCCCAGAAAGAACAACATATGTGGAGTTACTATAAGAGTGGAGTTACTATTTGTAAAATTGTAATGACTCAATAAGATTATAAAAAATCTTTTGTCATAATCATACCACCTAAAGCTAAAGCAATTTTATTTAAATCACGAAagcattttgaaatttttaaaacttttgtcTTACCTAGAGACAACAAAAGGAATGAATGATAATGGCGACAATGTGATAAACCAATTAGACATGACATATGAACAAGTGAAAAACGCAATTCATTTATGTGCATAATGCATTCCACGTATTACATGCTCAGATCTTATTTTGCTACTCTACAGGTTAGTTACTCGTGTGCTCCACACCTTTTTGTTTTATCCtttcgctacttaaatagcggacgttataaaaatgagaatttttaaaaaatctcgtccgctatttaagtagtagACGTTTTAAAGGTAGAGAGTTTTTAGGggatgtccgctacttaaatagcggatgaAAATATGTTGATAAATTCGTAGGACGCACGAAAAAATAGGTAAGgtggcaaaagtaaatctcGTGCTTGTGGGTATCAAAATCCTTGTAATAGGGCTTTTATCAAACAACTTTCATTTTGTTAGAAATGCACTTcctaacaacaaaaattatctGAAAAATGCAATTTTAGACTACCAAAAATATAGCTGATGCAATTCATAGCGACGGTGTGTCtgaatttagttttattattaaataaaaacatcaaatgtattttatttttacattcgGACTTTAAGGTAAAGTCTATCAAGCGACAAACGAACATGATTTCTCACGTGATTGCAAGGGCGGCCATTTCATAGCCTGGTCGAGTTTATACCTTCTTGTATTGcaagtttattatataataaaatgatatatgTTTTTTACCGTAAAAATTACCTTTCTAAATGGAATTtcactttattttgttttgctttcAATTGTTCAAAAACAATATCGTATATGACAGAAAATTTTACATTGCTTTGTCCTAGTCTATCTTACCACTTTGTGAATCAAAGGAATGCtttttaaattaaactaacaagTGTTGATTGTATCTTTGTTTGGTCATGTTACTTTTGATTAAGtaacatattctttttttttaagcagcctattggctagaaaatccaccttcaAGATGAATataagtggagtgtctcgggttcgaactcgggctcctgcacatatagtgtgatatccctatcaactgagctaagctcccGGAGACAAGTAAACCAATTTTATGTACTAGTAAAAGTCACtattagaatataaaatatttatcgTATAAATTATTAGTATCTTCTATATTTAGTGAGAGAATAATTAAATCCAACCGAATATCATTGTATAAATACTCGTTActgaataataaaatatgagaGACATAGCATATGATACCTCACTGCCTGAGTTTATAACACTCACACTCACTAACTATTTCTATCGATGGTAATATATGCTTGGAGTGTATGTGGATTTAATTGGAGAACCCGTTTGGATTGGTCTGATAGTATTGACTtgagacctgagagtgtgctccttcTTGAGGTCTCatgttcgattctctctgatgCTAATTTGAGTGGACTAAtttaacttcaaaaaaaaaaattggaggaaAAGACAACAAATAAAGTATAATCCATCCATTTTATACTAAATGTATTGTTTTTATTGGTTCATGTAGTGGCCAATGTTGCAAAACTTAACTCGATTACCCCTCAGCCTCAGTTAGGGTGTTCTGTCATTGGATCACAAGTCTTACTGATCATCAATTGATTGAATAAAGCATACAAACAAAgaatcaacttttttttaatgtagaATATCCTCTGTGCGCAATTGCATAAACTAATCTTTTAAGTCGGATAGGACCGCAAAACTCTCCATTTTTTTAACAGAGCTACATTCTTAGAGCTGGATTTAAATTCAAAACCTCTCATTAAGCTGAAAGAGATCCCTTGACAAGAAATCAATTATACCTACTCTAAAATGGAATCAAACTACAGTAAGATATTGCTGTGCAGGAGCAGGAGGACCCATCTCACCACATCATCCAACCAGGGAATAATGCAGATTCCATAAAATACACagttttggaatttgaatttttccAATAACACCAAGTTATAGGGTCAGTATAGtctatagaaataaataaactatAGTTTTGAGACAGTAGTCTGAACTTAAATTTTGTTGTATTTGTAAAAGTGTAGTAATATACAGTTGCAAAATTCAGAGTCTGTTTTCACTTGAATTGTAAAAAATATCAGCAATTTAGGGCGTTTTTGGATTGATTTAAGTGagtgtcaaataaccgattatcccaaaaattTAGGCGGTTAGGATAGAGtcacatcaatgattttatattatttctaacacgccccctcacgcaagagtccacttgggcttgaagggTGGATAATGCATCGGCCCACATACATATGCTTACATTCcaattttaattagaaagtgagggagTAGAGAttgaactctagaccacttagtcatagatgCCTTTATACCAtatcaaataaccgattatcacAAAAACTTAATCTGTTAGGACAgagccacatcaatggttttatattatttctaa encodes:
- the LOC123881583 gene encoding uncharacterized membrane protein At3g27390 → MAFPTSLEDWIKASYVVFAFFSALFIGALKGLIVGPIAALILIIGNVGVILVLFPAHVAWTVYTILKTQIVDAALKVAILIALPALFGLWLGLGIAGSVLVAIGYGFFTPWVSTFEAFRHDNESKKFMHCVVDGTLGTIKGSCTVVRDFADICYHSYPSYLKERRECSDQCKTLRLIHVPGCVIVGIVGLIVEVPLFTAIAIVKSPYLLFKGWYRLLHDLISREGPFLETVCVPIAGLTIFVWPLVVIASILLAIFSSIFVGLYASIIVYQERSFRRGLAYIMAMVAEFDEYTNDWLYLREGTFFPKPQYRKKLVSQSSEFSTRGGNSVSGSRRNTTMEPPAMFMPNLAPSRSVRETIQEVKMVQIWGNMMRSCEIRGKELLDANVVTTADLYEWLRGKNVNEASIVGVGLPCYSLLQTLLFSIKANSNGVLLLDDFEITHFNRPKDKLLDWFFNPVMVLKEQIRVIKLVEGEVRYLEKVVLFGVNKQRFEAWDNGGLLIPDSLRAAQIEGISRRMIGMIRGVTKLPTYRRKFRQVVKELLTYSLEKDTSGKALVIHSMDRDVSEKSLVTRYLEKDHPSGRSSTRSIVSVPSDENV